Within Fusobacterium gonidiaformans ATCC 25563, the genomic segment AATTTTATTTAAAATGGTTTTATCCTCAATTCTTTTTAACACCTCTGCTACATCTGTTGTAAAAAAATTTTCATCTTGTGTAACAAATAGAGCTGACATACGAAAACCTTGGATCATTTTTGCCAAAAGAATTGCATATTCATGTCTTTCTTCCTCTAAAATATTTAACTCCTCATCATATTTCTCTAATTGTTTTTCCCAATACTCAATATAAGTTTTTTCAAAGCAGATCAGTCTTTTTACAATACTCTCTTCTAAAATCTCTAAATTTTTGAATAAACTAATCAGAACTAACTCTTTCTTAAGATGTTGAACATCCCTTTGAAATCGATCTATAAAATAATTCTGTAAAGTACTCTCCATACTATTTGAAATATTTTCTATATGTTTTTGCCTTTCTAGAGAAATCCATAGATTTTCCTCAATACATTCCAAAACCATATCTGTTTTTGACTTAAAATAACTATAAAAACTTCCTTTCGAAATTCCCAAGCTACTTGTAATTTCTTCTACAGAAACTTTGCTATATCCTTTTTCCAAAACAAGCTTCTGAAATATTTCCAAAATTTTTTCTTTTTTATTCTCTATTTCTTGTTTTTCAGCCATTTCTCTCTCCCTTTCTTATTTTGACCAACCAGTTATTGACTATGTAGTCATTCAGTATAATATGATATTTTATACATTATGTCAAGTTTTTTTAGAAGAGAAATCTGTTGACTTTTTCTTCGTTTGGCTGTACCCTAAATATATATTACAATGATATTTGGAGTGCCTATGAAAATTCGGAAATTGTTTTTTATTCTAGCTCCTCTCATGATAGGAGTAGGAATCTATTTATTGTATCGAAGTAGAAATTTATACTACTATCAATTACTGCAAGATACTCATCTACATCCATATATTAACCAAATTCGTGAAAATGCAAAAATTTATAGAAAAATTTTCTCTACTTGGATCGTATACTCTCTCCCAGATGGTCTTTGGCTTTTTTCTTTTGGAGCTGCTCTCCTTCTAGATAGAGTTTACTATTGGATGCACCTATTTATTTTTAGTGCTATTTATGCTCTTATGATTGGCATAGAATATTTACAAAAATTATATGGAGGGCATGGACATTGGTTAGGTACTTTTGATTTGCAGGATATTGAAGCTTATACGATTGCCTATCTGAGTATTTTATGCTTCTCCTTAATTTTTTATTTTTTTCAATCGAAACATAAAGTCCATAATCGAAAAAAAGAATTGGGAATTGACTGTATCTACATTGGTATCTTTGGTATTTTGGGAGCTCTCCCTAGTTTATTATAAGAGGTGATACTATGGAAATATTAAATTATAGAACTTATTTAACTACTTTAAAGCTAGTTTTTTTAAAAGCCATTTCTGATCTTTATCCAGAACATGAGGTTGTTTTTTTAAATTCTTTAAATAACGGTCTTTATGGAAAAATTATTTACAATAATCATGTCTTTCGTGAAGCGGATTACGATAAAATAAAAACACAGATGAAACAAATCATCGATGCAAATCTTCCTATTCAAATTGTTTCTTCTAATTATGAAGCAATCAAACTCTCTCCTATTGAAGAAAATAGGGAGGATATCCAAGAACTTATCAATACAACTTTATGGACAGGTATTATGAAAATGGAGTTAGATGGATATGTCGATTATTTTTACCATCTTCCCTATGATAGAACTGGAAAATTAAACGCTTATGATGTGTATCCTTATTCTTCCGGTTTTATTTTGAAATATCCTATAACAGATCCTAATACCCTGGAACAAAAGATTGATACTCCGAAAATGGCAGCTATCTTTGAAGAAAGTGATCATTGGTTACGCCTTATGGATGTACCAAATGCAGGATCAATTAATCGAAAAGTATTAAATCATGAAATTCGTTCCCTAATTCGGATTAACGAAGCATTACACAACAAAAATTTGGCAAAAATCTCAGAACAAATTGTAAAAAATGATAAGATTAAAGTGATTACTATTGCAGGACCTTCTTCTTCCGGAAAAACAACTTTTGCCAATCGATTATTTATTCAATTAAAAGCAGACGAGGTAAATCCTCTTGTAATTTCCCTAGATAACTATTATATCGGTCGAAAAAATATTCCTTTGAATGAAGAGGGAGAAAAAGACTATGAAGCCTTAGAAGCTCTGGATATTAGACTGTTAAATCAAAATCTTGTAGATTTGATTGATGGAAAAGAAGTAGAACTTCCAATCTATAATTTTATTACCGGAGAAAGAGAAGAAAAAGGAAAAATTGTAAGACTTTCTAATAAACACGGGGTAATCATTATTGAGGGAATCCATGGTTTAAATGAAGCTATGACAAAATATATCCCGAAAGAACAAAAATTTAAAATCTATATCAGTTGTTTAACTCAACTAAATCTGGATAAGCACAATCGTATTGCAACTTCTGATGTTCGAGAAATTAGAAGAATGGTTCGAGATAGTTTATCAAGAAATACGGCAGCCGAAGAAACTCTCGCTATGTGGTCCTCTGTTCGTAAGGGAGAAGAAAAGCATATCTTCCCATTTCAAGAAGAAGCTGATGTCATTTTTAACTCTAATTTAGTTTATGAAATGGGAGTTTTAAAAAACGCTGCAATGAGAGAACTCGTTAAAGTACCTACTACCAGCCCTTACTATGCAGATGCCAGACGTTTAATCGGTTTACTTGCTTGTTTCTTACCAATAGAAACAGACGATGTTCCGGATGATTCTATTTTAAAAGAATTTATTGGAAAAAGTTTTTTCTATAATTATTAAAACAAAGATATTATAATATAAAATGATTTCTCCATCTTATACAAATCTAAGATAGAGAAATCATTTT encodes:
- a CDS encoding TetR/AcrR family transcriptional regulator; this encodes MAEKQEIENKKEKILEIFQKLVLEKGYSKVSVEEITSSLGISKGSFYSYFKSKTDMVLECIEENLWISLERQKHIENISNSMESTLQNYFIDRFQRDVQHLKKELVLISLFKNLEILEESIVKRLICFEKTYIEYWEKQLEKYDEELNILEEERHEYAILLAKMIQGFRMSALFVTQDENFFTTDVAEVLKRIEDKTILNKIEFLIKNILKMIK
- a CDS encoding uridine kinase family protein, with amino-acid sequence MEILNYRTYLTTLKLVFLKAISDLYPEHEVVFLNSLNNGLYGKIIYNNHVFREADYDKIKTQMKQIIDANLPIQIVSSNYEAIKLSPIEENREDIQELINTTLWTGIMKMELDGYVDYFYHLPYDRTGKLNAYDVYPYSSGFILKYPITDPNTLEQKIDTPKMAAIFEESDHWLRLMDVPNAGSINRKVLNHEIRSLIRINEALHNKNLAKISEQIVKNDKIKVITIAGPSSSGKTTFANRLFIQLKADEVNPLVISLDNYYIGRKNIPLNEEGEKDYEALEALDIRLLNQNLVDLIDGKEVELPIYNFITGEREEKGKIVRLSNKHGVIIIEGIHGLNEAMTKYIPKEQKFKIYISCLTQLNLDKHNRIATSDVREIRRMVRDSLSRNTAAEETLAMWSSVRKGEEKHIFPFQEEADVIFNSNLVYEMGVLKNAAMRELVKVPTTSPYYADARRLIGLLACFLPIETDDVPDDSILKEFIGKSFFYNY